A segment of the Rhizoctonia solani chromosome 12, complete sequence genome:
AATAAAATTGTGGTACTTGTGCTCTGGTGATACAGattacttgtcccccttgtcGTTACAAGTAAGTTACGGTGGTGAACGCTGCTGACGGGAACCTCGTGTGCAATTTGAAACGTGGCCAGTGTTCGTAAGCGATAAACAAACGGAAAGTTTGAAATTACAAGGATTACGGTTACATCTTTTGGTACATTTCAGAAACCGAAAGCGCCCATGTCAAATTCTGGAACCTTCACTTCTTGCTTAGCTGCCTGCATCAAACTGCCAATTCCTGTTTTCCTGGGTTGGATAGCATCGCTTTCCTTGGGAGTTGAGAGAGGCCCTCCTTTGGGAGCTCCTGTTTCCGATGGTAATGGGGTTGGTACCTCCGGCACGGGAGAGACTGTTCTAGTTGGAGGGAGTGCTGAAATATCCATATCCATAATCAGGCTTTTTCTGCGGGTGTGGTTTCTTGGACGAGGTTGAATTTCACCCCTGCGTGATAAAGTGGGGGATGATGGCGCGCTCGAGACGCTTGAATTCCTTCGCACCGCTCCTTGCGTGGGTAACGTTGGTCGGTCAAATGACCATGATGTCGTGATCGCTAGCGCCAGTGGATGACAGCCTAGAGGAATATAGGTTATTGAGTGCATACATAGACCTTAATTGCCTACCCATGCGACAGAAAACACGAGCCATCTGTAAGACAAAATTGAACTCTGTTTGACCGGATATTTCGTTAACGCCTTTCACTGTCTGTAACGATTTGGATTTGAGTTGTGCGAAAAGTAAAGCAAGACTCGGATCATCAAAGTGAGGATTCCCGATTTCGTTGATTGTAAAATCGCCCTGTAATGACGATGCTAGTTGTCCTAGGGGCGTCTGTATATACTGTAAGCAGTATGCGCTTGATCAGCAGCATAAAACAAAATAGGCTCACCAGGAGGATCCTGACTGCAAGATCGCGTCGATCCAGCATCCAGAAGGCCCAGCTCCCAAGCCATCGATTTCCTTCCTTGAATGCAAGCGGGACGACGATTTTAGTCAGGATGCCGCGGAGCACTTGGCCAGAATCGCCCTCGACAACTCTGGCTAGCGCGATCGCGAGTTGGAAGTCATTTAACTGCTTAATACAAACGTTTACAGCATCCTGAAGGCTCCCTCCCAGCATGAAGAAGGCGGCAGCAAACTCTGCCAGAGGTTTAACAAGGTTCCACCTTTCGCTATAAATTCGCTCACCAAAACGTTGTTTTCCCAAAAGTGCGAATGCATTCTTCAGAGCTGCAGTGCGCCACCGGGGCTCCTTAAAGTCGTTAGAGAGAAATTTGACCATTAAGGGATGGTCTTTGTGCCAAGCCGCTTGCCTCCAAAGCCCATGGACGAGTTTGACCTTCCCTAAAGCAAAGTAGAATAAAGAGCATGAGACTGGGTCTCTATCACCAATTAAATATTGGTTTCGTGCCAGCACTTCCATTTGGTTTTTCTGAGAGCAACATTAGTAGCTATTTCGGCCACAGAGAAAATAAGCTCACTAAGTCCTCTGATGATCGGGTCCATAGGAATACTCCAAGAGCTTTGGCATCTGACCAGGTCATCCGTCCACCGCATGCCTCCGTCGAAGCATCCATCATGATTTGTTGACTTTCACTATGAAAAGCCCAAACAATGTCGCGATAACGTAGTCGTTCCCGTTTTCCAGCGCGGGTACTTGCGATGCCGTTCTGTTTGCCACTATCACCAAAAGTTTCGAGTCGCTTGTTTAGGGTGTAGAAAGAACGGATCGAGATAAGATATCTCAAGCCATTCGCATCGAGAGCTCTCCGTTGTTCGTCAATCTGTTCCAGTTCGTGAGTCTGACTCAATATCGTTAGTGTGTGGACATACCTCCAAGGTCGTCTGAATCATCACAATAAGGTGTGCTTGCTCGGTTTCCGAAAGATGTGGGAGCCGTTGTTGTCAAGCTTCTGCAGCAATCTTTCTACTAGTCTACGAGAGAACGAATGTGGATCATCGCTAGAGGCAAAGTTAATTGCGTTGAATTCGTAGACACTGGATCCGTCTTACTCATCGGCAGAACTTGACCACGTAATAATGGAATCCTAATTCTCAATCTAGAGGCATGTAAGTTCGAGCAAATAAAGTTACTCACATAAGATGTATGTCCGCTCAAAAACTGCCAAGCCGAAAGTTTGGTAAAGTATAACGAATCACTGCCAGCACCCTCCGCTGCATCGAAGCTTGCAGCAAGCCTGACAATTATTTCTTTTACTAGATCGATCTTTCCTGTATTTCCCATTAACAATGAGCAATGTGGTCCTGAAATTGTGAAAAATGAAAGGTCGCTTACCCCACAATAAGCATTGTAATAACATCTGTGGATGGTGGTCTTCTAGTGGACCATTATGCGAAGACACTATCTCGAATAGATTGCCCGAGTGTTGTTCTCTTGGCTTGTTGTTCAATGGCGTTGGCTCTTCAGAGTTATCGCACAAAAGCATTTGATGACCAGCCCCAACAAGCAACAGGCCGCCAGCCAACCATATCGAATCAGAAATATGGTACGGTATCAATCTGGATTTAGGGTCAGGCGATGTGACACTCAAAGAATCGTAAAATACTGACTGTGAAGTTTCAACTTTTCCGATTTCCACCCATGCAGTTTCGTCGTCAAAATATGTTAGACGCTGCTGGCAAAGGAGGACAACATGCTGGGCAAATCCGATTGCCAGGATAGACTGAGATTGGGGGGCGGCCGTGGAGGTCCAATCAAGGTCTGTAATGGGCTCGCTGGACAAGATTACTCGAAAAACTCTTCTCGATGAGAGATTAAGACAGCCTACTTGAGTATTCGAACATATTCCAACCCTGACGCGAACTCCGATTCTTTGTGATCCCATATTGTCAGCTCTTCTTTGCCTTCTGCAGTCGTGGCGACTGAACGAGGATACAATTAATAGGCACGCATACATGAATTATTGAATGACGTACCTAAGGCAGATTTTTTCGCTGTGCTACATTTCGCCAACTTGATGCTCGTTCTTTCGGTGTGAACTTGACCAGTTGCACGCCATTCACCATCCCCAGAGAGCGTCCAGAATTCTAGAACCCCCGAGTGGGATATACTTAGTATAGAATCGTGCGCTACTTGTAAAGTATCGAGTGTGAAAGACCACCCCATGGGATCCACTGGTAGAATTAATGCCGGAATTTCCTTGGATGTGGGGCCAGGGAAGGGTGTGGGGCCAAGTACATTCAGCTTCATTGGCAAGTGGTCGGAAGGCAAAGTAGAACGGATTTGAATGACTGATCTATGTGTGGTAATTGCCAGTATGGATGCCTGAGTGCCCGAATCCTTGAGAACAATTAGAGAATCGATATCAGGCACGTTATAATCGATAGTAGAATCGCTAAGGAGATGGTAAAGAGTCAATGTCCGGGATGTCTTGGTGTATGAAATAACGGCGCGACCTGGCACAAGGACGAATAAAGTGAATAAATAGCTAGGGGACGAGTCTGAGCGCACCTTCACTCAATACTACCGCGATATTTCCTGATGCCCACCGGCCTATTCTCACAATACCCTTGTCAGGGTGACGTCTCCAAACCTCTCCACCACCGCTCCCATAGCAAGCGCCCAAGGCAAGCCCGGAAGCGGTTCGTACAAAGCGCTGAATCTTTTCAATGCTTCCACGTCCCGCCTCGTCTACTGATAATCTTCGCACCCCACCTACTTGAGCATCAAAGAAAGAAAGCGGCGATACTATGTAAGAGTGCAGCCGGGGAGCAGTGATAATGAACGCGCTGGAAGACGAAGGCTCATAGCAAAGCGCAAAGCCACGTATGCTGGGTAGCAAAGTTTGTGGGGTGAATGCAAAGTAGCAAACTGATGTAGCAGAGTTGGCGGGCGGCGGTCAATATTCTACTCCAGTGCATGGTTAGCATTGGCGTCATCCAGGGGTCTGCAGACGCACGGTGATTGCTCGGACCACTACAGTCCCATCCTGAGTTACGACAGCAAAGAGATCCCAACCTTCGTCAATAATAGACTTTAAACGAGTTCTTCGGgccttttcttcttcttcttcctgaGGTGATCCTTCGATAGGCCGTTCCATGGCTTTACCCAATGAATCTACGACAGCGTCCCGGTCTAGTAAACATATCCTAGAGATAATACCAGACATCCCAAACGAATATAAGTCCAGTGATGCATGTAGCTGCAGGTGATCAGCAGAGTCCAGTACGGGCATGTAAATCCGGACAGTATAGTCAGCAGTGACGGTGTACAGAATCGTATCGGACCTATATTCGTTACCTACTTCAGTGAGCATACTCAGGGCTCTTTGAATATCCCAATCACTTACCGATTGGAGGTTTGGAGGCGCGCCAACTTATCTCTTCAACCTGACACATGTGTGATATGCACTGTATCCGCCTTCGACTTTCGAGCGAATAGATATGGACTTGATGCACGTTCTAGCGTCGATTAGAAGGATTTTTGTGATTTTCATTCTCTGCGTACCTTTGGTATACAAGAAATTCGCGTAAGTCCCGGGGAAATGGCCAGTTTCGAGCAGGAGTCAATTCTACACAAACAGTAAGGTCACGGCACTAACATTATACCATGAACAACCATACCTCAGATTAGATATTGGAGTCCACGTGGGGAGATCCTTTTGAGTATCTAGGCTGTAGAACGTAACCTCTTCACTACTGGCAACCGCCAAAAGACCTTTTGTCCCACGTTCTATAAGCAATAATACATGCTGATCAACGAATATCATACCATTACGCGAGACAATCATATTTACTCTCGCCTTATGGGTAAGCGTTGAATGGACCCGAAATAGATTGCGATTACGAAACGACGAAGAGGGCTCCCATATGCCAACCCTATCTCCCACCGATCCAAAGAGCTCAAATATTCAAGACTATTAGGGTTATTCTAGGATATATTCCTCCTACTCACAAGGTTCAGCTCCTGATCAACAGCAATACATTCTACCCTATTTATCTGATCGTCCAGTCGAGGTATTGCGTCGTCTAATGCGATTGACTGTAAAAACCGTAATGATTTCGCCTCTAATATATTTATAGTATCA
Coding sequences within it:
- a CDS encoding RAV1-regulator of (H+)-ATPase in vacuolar membrane-like protein; amino-acid sequence: MCQVEEISWRASKPPIGNEYRSDTILYTVTADYTVRIYMPVLDSADHLQLHASLDLYSFGMSGIISRICLLDRDAVVDSLGKAMERPIEGSPQEEEEEKARRTRLKSIIDEGWDLFAVVTQDGTVVVRAITNIDRRPPTLLHHIRGFALCYEPSSSSAFIITAPRLHSYIVSPLSFFDAQVGGVRRLSVDEAGRGSIEKIQRFVRTASGLALGACYGSGGGEVWRRHPDKGIVRIGRWASGNIAVVLSEGRAVISYTKTSRTLTLYHLLSDSTIDYNVPDIDSLIVLKDSGTQASILAITTHRSVIQIRSTLPSDHLPMKLNVLGPTPFPGPTSKEIPALILPVDPMGWSFTLDTLQVAHDSILSISHSGVLEFWTLSGDGEWRATGQVHTERTSIKLAKCSTAKKSALVATTAEGKEELTIWDHKESEFASGLEYVRILNEPITDLDWTSTAAPQSQSILAIGFAQHVVLLCQQRLTYFDDETAWVEIGKVETSQLIPYHISDSIWLAGGLLLVGAGHQMLLCDNSEEPTPLNNKPREQHSGNLFEIVSSHNGPLEDHHPQMLLQCLLWGKIDLVKEIIVRLAASFDAAEGAGSDSLYFTKLSAWQFLSGHTSYDSIITWSSSADDDDPHSFSRRLVERLLQKLDNNGSHIFRKPSKHTLFQTHELEQIDEQRRALDANGLRYLISIRSFYTLNKRLETFGDSGKQNGIASTRAGKRERLRYRDIVWAFHSESQQIMMDASTEACGGRMTWSDAKALGVFLWTRSSEDLKNQMEVLARNQYLIGDRDPVSCSLFYFALGKVKLVHGLWRQAAWHKDHPLMVKFLSNDFKEPRWRTAALKNAFALLGKQRFEFAAAFFMLGGSLQDAVNVCIKQLNDFQLAIALARVVEGDSGQVLRGILTKIVVPLAFKEGNRWLGSWAFWMLDRRDLAVRILLTPLGQLASSLQGDFTINEIGNPHFDDPSLALLFAQLKSKSLQTVKGVNEISGQTEFNFVLQMARVFCRMGCHPLALAITTSWSFDRPTLPTQGAVRRNSSVSSAPSSPTLSRRGEIQPRPRNHTRRKSLIMDMDISALPPTRTVSPVPEVPTPLPSETGAPKGGPLSTPKESDAIQPRKTGIGSLMQAAKQEVKVPEFDMGAFGF